A genomic region of Papaver somniferum cultivar HN1 chromosome 7, ASM357369v1, whole genome shotgun sequence contains the following coding sequences:
- the LOC113300060 gene encoding pre-mRNA-processing factor 17-like yields MDLLQNYTKSDDEDEEEKQVNEEENPPSPDSSPPRISLPSKSSAPTVDDTMLALTVAGKNRILNKPIDPVQHVVAYNPTYDQLWAPICGPAHPYAKDGLAQGMRNHKLGFVENAAIDTFVFDEQYNTFHKYGYAADPSGSSGTNYVGDLDALQKNDGISVYNIPQSKQRKRKLEKKIERQEDEANDVDLDDVNNPASENWLKKNRQSPWAGKKQGVEVELTEEQKKYAEEYAAKKAEKEKGSDNKGEVVAEKSTFHGKEEKDYQGRSWIAPPKDAKAKNDQCYMPKRWIHTWSGHTKGVAAIRFFPKQGHLLLSAGMDSKVKIWDVHNSGKCMRTYMGHGKAVRDISFSNDGTKFLSAGYDKNIKYWDTETGQVISTFSTGKVPYVVKQNPDDDKQNILLAGMSDKKIVQWDMNSGQITQEYDQHLGAVNTITFVDDNRRFVTSSDDKSLRVWEFGIPVVIKYISEPHMHSMPAISLHPNSNWLAAQSLDNQILIYSTRERFQLNKKKRFAGHIVAGYACQVNFSPDGQYVMSGDGEGKCWFWNWKTCKVSRTLKCHEGVCIGVEWHPLEQSKVATCGWDGMIKYWD; encoded by the exons ATGGATCTTTTACAGAACTATACTaagagtgatgatgaagatgaagaagaaaaacaggtAAATGAAGAAGAAAACCCTCCTTCACCAGATTCATCTCCACCaagaatttctcttccatcaaaaTCTTCAGCTCCTACCGTCGATGATACTATGCTTGCTTTAACAGTAGCAGGTAAAAATCGAATTCTTAATAAACCTATTGATCCAGTTCAACATGTAGTAGCTTACAATCCAACTTATGATCAACTATGGGCACCGATCTGTGGTCCTGctcatccttatgcaaaagaTGGTCTAGCTCAAGGCATGAGAAATCATAAATTAGGTTTTGTTGAGAACGCAGCAATTGATACATTTGTTTTCGATGAACAATATAATACGTTTCATAAATATGGTTATGCTGCTGATCCTTCGGGTTCATCCGGAACCAATTATGTCGGTGATTTAGATGCGTTACAGAAAAACGATGGAATTTCTGTTTATAATATTCCTCAATCTAAACAGAGAAAGAGAAAGCTCGAGAAAAAGATTGAGCGGCAAGAGGATGAGGCTAATGATGTTGATTTGGATGATGTTAATAATCCTGCATCCGAAAACTGGTTAAAGAAGAATAGACAGAGTCCCTGGGCTGGGAAGAAACAAGGGGTGGAAGTTGAACTTACAGAGGAGCAAAAGAAGTATGCTGAAGAGTATGCGGCGAAAAAGGCTGAGAAGGAGAAGGGCAGTGATAATAAAGGGGAAGTTGTGGCTGAGAAGAGTACATTTCATGGGAAAGAAGAGAAAGATTATCAGGGTAGGTCATGGATTGCACCACCAAAAGATGCAAAAGCGAAAAATGATCAATGTTACATGCCAAAAAGATGGATTCATACTTGGAGTGGTCATACAAAGGGTGTTGCTGCCATTCGGTTCTTTCCGAAACAAGGACATCTGCTACTTTCAGCCGGAATGGATTCAAAGGTTAAGATTTGGGATGTTCACAATTCTGGTAAGTGTATGAGAACATATATGGGGCATGGAAAGGCGGTTCGTGATATATCGTTTTCTAATGATGGGACTAAGTTTTTGAGTGCTGGGTATGATAAGAATATTAAGTATTGGGATACAGAAACTGGGCAGGTGATATCCACTTTTTCAACTGGGAAGGTACCATATGTGGTTAAACAAAATCCTGACGATGATAAACAGAATATTTTACTGGCTGGAATGAGCGATAAGAAGATAGTTCAATGGGATATGAATTCTGGGCAGATCACACAAGAGTATGATCAGCATTTGGGGGCAGTGAATACTATCACATTTGTTGATGATAACCGGAGATTTGTTACGTCAAGTGATGATAAATCTCTTCGAGTGTGGGAATTTGGAATCCCAGTTGTTATTAAGTACATTAGTGAACCTCATATGCACTCAATGCCAGCAATTTCCTTGCACCCAAATTCGAATTGGCTTGCAGCACAGAGCTTGGACAACCAGATTCTTATTTACAGTACAAGGGAGAGGTTTCAGCTTAATAAGAAGAAGAGGTTTGCAGGGCACATTGTGGCTGGGTATGCTTGCCAAGTTAATTTCTCACCGGACGGGCAGTATGTTATGTCTGGAGACGGTGAGGGCAAGTGTTGGTTTTGGAATTGGAAGACTTGCAAAGTTTCACGAACTCTGAAGTGTCATGAAGGTGTCTGTATTGGAGTTGAGTGGCACCCATTGGAACAAAGTAAAGTGGCTACTTGTGGCTGGGACGGCATGATCAAATACTG GGACTAG